A genomic region of Strigops habroptila isolate Jane chromosome 20, bStrHab1.2.pri, whole genome shotgun sequence contains the following coding sequences:
- the RAB11B gene encoding ras-related protein Rab-11B translates to MGTRDDEYDYLFKVVLIGDSGVGKSNLLSRFTRNEFNLESKSTIGVEFATRSIQVDGKTIKAQIWDTAGQERYRAITSAYYRGAVGALLVYDIAKHLTYENVERWLKELRDHADNNIVIMLVGNKSDLRHLRAVPTDEARAFAEKNNLSFIETSALDSTNVEEAFKNILTEIYRIVSQKQIADRSAHDESPGNNVVDISVPPTTDGQKSNKLQCCQNL, encoded by the exons ATGGGCACCCGGGACGACGAGTACGACTACCTCTTCAAAG ttgtgtTGATTGGAGACTCTGGAGTTGGGAAGAGTAACCTCCTGTCCCGTTTTACACGCAATGAGTTCAATCTGGAGAGTAAGAGCACCATCGGAGTGGAATTTGCCACCAGGAGCATCCAGGTGGATGGGAAGACGATAAAAGCCCAGATCTGGGATACTGCAGGACAGGAACGATACCGTGCCATTACCTCAGC ATATTACCGTGGTGCTGTTGGGGCTCTTCTTGTCTATGACATTGCCAAACATCTCACCTATGAGAATGTGGAGCGCTGGCTAAAGGAGCTTAGAGATCATGCAGACAACAACATTGTCATCATGCTGGTGGGGAACAAGAGTGACCTCCGCCACCTGAGAGCTGTGCCCACCGATGAGGCCCGGGCTTTTGCAG agaaaaataacttatcTTTTATTGAAACTTCTGCTCTGGATTCAACAAATGTAGAAGAAGCCTTCAAGAACATCCTTACAg AGATCTACCGCATTGTTTCGCAGAAGCAGATTGCGGACCGCTCTGCGCACGACGAGTCTCCTGGCAACAACGTTGTGGACATCAGTGTCCCACCAACCACCGACGGACAGAAATCCAACAAACTCCAGTGCTGTCAGAACCTGTGA